A window of Hymenobacter siberiensis genomic DNA:
GAACACTAGGGTGGATGTTTACAAGACTATTTCTAATGTCCTCACAAAATTTAAACCCCTATTTGATGAAAGAGATGTAAGGGTAAGCGCTGATAGTTTAGAGGGCAACCCGTTCATCAGGGGTAGCGAGGCTTCGATTGAATCAATAATCACAAACCTGTTAGTGAACAGCATCAAAGCATTCACCGATGTTGAGATAGGCATCAGGATTATTAACATTACTGCTGAAATCTCTGGAAATGAAGTGCGTGTAATTGTGTCAGATAATGGACCAGGAATTGAGGCCATTGATGTTAAAGACATATGGACTCCTGGGCAAACTGGCTACAGTGATGGCACAGGTTTGGGCTTGACAATTGTGAGAGACTCCATACGTGATTTAGGAGGCACAGCTGAAGCTAAAGCCCATGGTCGCGATGGCGGAGCAGAATTCATATTGACAATCCCAACCTTAAAAAATTGAATTGAACCATGTCAATAAATGTGTCGGGAAAGTCGCTGTCTAGAATTTCTGTCATTGATGACTTAAAAGATATGCGAGAAGCGCTTAGTGATGAAATTGAGGATTTGGATTTGGAGCCAATGTTGCTTGCAGGGCCATTATCCAATTGCTACGATACGTTCAAGCAAATAAAATCAATTTCGGATGCCGCGCTGTGCGACTTGAATCTTAAAGTAAGAAATTATGCAAATTTTTCTGGGGCCCAGTTGGTTGCCTATTGTTCAGAAAATTCTTTTCCAGGCGTATTGATTACGAGTAATATTGCGAATAGAGACACCATAGACAATGAAATTCGGCCCTACCTGGATGGGATTCCTGTCATGCTTCTCCACTCTGAGGTAGGAGAAGATATAGATGTGCTTGCACATGCCATAGAGAAGTCTGCTAAAGAAGCGTTTAACATCAAAAGGGAAGAAAGTAGAGTTGCTTGGAGAACCTTGATAAGGTTCGAAAGATTTGATGAGAATTCCCGAATGTTTGAAGTTGAAATACCGGCATGGGACAACCCTCAAGATGCTCCGCTGGTACGCCTAAAGTTTGAGAAGGTACCTGAAATGATAAGGGATAGATTCTTAAAAGAGGGTAAAAGCCGCTTCTTCGCGCAGTCTAACATAGGCGCAGAAAAATATTCACAAATATTTGTTAAGTCTTTTGAGTACTAGAATCTAATGGCTATTATAAGTGTATTGGACGTTGGTCACGGTAATTGTACGGTAATTCAAGATGCTCAAAATGTCATAATTGATGCCGGTTTTGGCGACGGCTTATTAAACTTCCTTCAACAGGCCAGAATTACACGAATAGACCAAATAATGGTTTCTCATGCAGATTCTGACCATTTGCGAGGATTGATTGCTTTGTTGTCTTTGGCAACGATAAGTATAGGTAAATTGTACTTAAATACGGACTCTACACGTTCTGCCAACACAGATAAGTTTTGGAAAGATGTAATATTTTTAATTGAAGATGCAATAATAAACAACAGAATGGATGAAAATCCTGTTGAACTTTATCGGACAGGCGCACTAATTGATATTGGTGAGTTCAAGCTAGAAGTTGTTTATCCAACTTATTCATTAATTAAAACTGGTCCCGGTGGAATATCACCGGATGGCCATAGTATGAGCTCTAATGGATTAAGTGCAGTTATCAAAGTGTTAACTACGCAGGTTTCTGCACTTCTTTTGCCGGGTGATGTTGATGAGTTCGGATTAGAGCAAATTAAAAAACTAGGATTTAATATAGAGGCTCAAGTTGCCGTTTTTCCTCACCATGGAGGTAATGCTGATACTAATAATCTCGCAGATTTTACAACCCATTTTTGTCAATTGGTTTCCCCTAACACCGTTCTTTTTTCAACTGGGCGTGGCAAATACGGCACCCCGAGGATGGAAATCGTGTCAACGATAAAAGCGTTGTTGCCATTGGCTTATATTTCTTGTACGCAATTGTCAAAATCCTGCGCTAAATTACCCCCTTTAGCTTCTAATAGTCACCTTAACGCAGCATTTGCTAAAGGGAAAAGTAACAATTCGTGTTGTGGGGGGACTTTTGAGCTTAATGTCACTAATGCCACTGTCACAATTGTTCCGAAAGCTGCTCATGAAAGCTTTGTAAATACTTATGTACCATTGGCAGTATGCAGAATTTATCCGAATTAATAATTCACAAATTGTATCAAATTGAGATGATGTTAACTCTGTTGGCAAATGGCATTTACTAGCGGCGAGCAAGCCATTGCCACCATCCTCAAGCACGACAACAAAACCACCAGCTACAAAATAGCCCTGCTCCGGGCCATCAACGACGTGGTGCTCATGTACCCCGACGTGGCCCGCCAAGGCCAGCCCGTAGCCGTACCGTTGAGCCGCTTGGCTGAATTGTGGGTAGCTTACTATTGGCCCTTTGCCGACGCGCAGCAACCTATCTACCAGGGTGCCCGCGCTATCCGCGACGAAGCCACCCGCAATGACATAGCATTCCGGCCAGCCCTCACCAACCTACGCGCCGTGTGGCTTCAGCTGGTGCAGCTCACGCCCTAGCCCGCCGACGGCTTCTTTCTGCTCACCGAGATGCGCACTCCCCGCCGGCGCGCCACCTACTCACCCGAGCTGCAGCAGGCCTACCGCCAAACCGTCGCGGCCACGGCCAAGGCTATTCAGATGCCCATCAAGTACGCTGGCCCTGGCCACTGGTCAGTATTTGATGCCCCCGTCCGCTACGACCAGCTGCCGCCCACCGTCCTGCCACTGCCCGGAACTCAGCCTCAGGACACCTGCGTCGTAGTGCCGGCCAGTTTGTGGGAAGCTTTTCATCGTCTCTCGCTCTACGTCGAAGCCCTCTGCCTACACGAGTGGTGCTTATTCACCGAGGGAGTCACCCAGGAAAACGACCGCCAGGCTACCCGCGGGGAAGTTTACACCCTGCTCACCGCACGCCCCGACAATCGCCGCCCGCTTTCGTGGGAGCGCAATCAAGTCGATATCCTACTGCACGAAAACATCCATTTCATTTGCCCATGGACGCAAAAGCGCCTTA
This region includes:
- a CDS encoding HNH endonuclease domain-containing protein, with the protein product MRTPRRRATYSPELQQAYRQTVAATAKAIQMPIKYAGPGHWSVFDAPVRYDQLPPTVLPLPGTQPQDTCVVVPASLWEAFHRLSLYVEALCLHEWCLFTEGVTQENDRQATRGEVYTLLTARPDNRRPLSWERNQVDILLHENIHFICPWTQKRLTQPQHYDLDHLLPLAVYPVNELWNLLPVDREFNQHKKRDKVPDAKRLAAAEPLLAAAYNTYHQSPALQKAMREDAALRFSGLGSDHTFATILASRAVRFIDDVAAARYVQRF
- a CDS encoding ComEC/Rec2 family competence protein — translated: MAIISVLDVGHGNCTVIQDAQNVIIDAGFGDGLLNFLQQARITRIDQIMVSHADSDHLRGLIALLSLATISIGKLYLNTDSTRSANTDKFWKDVIFLIEDAIINNRMDENPVELYRTGALIDIGEFKLEVVYPTYSLIKTGPGGISPDGHSMSSNGLSAVIKVLTTQVSALLLPGDVDEFGLEQIKKLGFNIEAQVAVFPHHGGNADTNNLADFTTHFCQLVSPNTVLFSTGRGKYGTPRMEIVSTIKALLPLAYISCTQLSKSCAKLPPLASNSHLNAAFAKGKSNNSCCGGTFELNVTNATVTIVPKAAHESFVNTYVPLAVCRIYPN